The following coding sequences lie in one Pseudorca crassidens isolate mPseCra1 chromosome 2, mPseCra1.hap1, whole genome shotgun sequence genomic window:
- the TSPAN1 gene encoding tetraspanin-1: protein MQCFNFIKTMMILFNMLIFLCGVALLAVGIWVSVDGTSFMKIFGPLSSSAMQFVNVGYFLIAAGAVLLTLGFLGCYGAQTENKCALMMFFFIVLIIFIAEVAAAVVALVYTTMAENFLTLMVVPTIKKEYGSQKDFTQVWNSTMEGLKCCGFTNYTDFEDSPYVKENKVFPPYCCFDRDNGTFVEPCTGVEAQNQKVEGCFNQLLYDIRTNAVTVGGVAAGIGGLELAAMIVSMYLYCNLK from the exons ATGCAGTGCTTCAACTTCATTAAGACCATGATGATCCTCTTCAATATGCTCATCTTT ctgtgtggtgtggccctGTTGGCAGTGGGCATCTGGGTGTCAGTCGACGGAACATCCTTCATGAAGATCTTCGGGCCACTATCATCCAGTGCCATGCAGTTTGTCAACGTGGGCTACTTCCTCATCGCAGCTGGCGCTGTGCTCCTCACTCTTGGTTTCCTGGGCTGCTATGGTGCTCAGACTGAGAACAAGTGTGCCCTCATGATG TTCTTCTTCATCGTCCTCATCATCTTCATTGCTGAGGTTGCAGCTGCTGTGGTTGCCTTGGTGTACACCACAATG GCTGAGAACTTCCTGACGTTGATGGTAGTGCCCACCATCAAGAAAGAGTACGGTTCCCAAAAAGACTTCACCCAAGTGTGGAACTCCACCATGGAAGGG cTCAAGTGCTGTGGCTTCACCAACTACACAGATTTTGAGGACTCTCCCTATgtaaaagagaacaaggtctttCCCCCATACTGTTGCTTTGACCGTGACAATGGCACATTTGTGGAACCCTGCACTGGTGTCGAGGCCCAGAACCAGAAAGTAGAG GGTTGCTTCAATCAGCTTCTGTATGACATCAGAACCAACGCAGTTACTGTGGGTGGTGTGGCAGCTGGAATTGGGGGCTTAGAG CTGGCTGCCATGATTGTGTCCATGTATCTGTACTGCAATCTGAAATAA